A window from Pseudomonas sp. MRSN 12121 encodes these proteins:
- the minC gene encoding septum site-determining protein MinC, which produces MSQTESQNLDPVFQLKGSMLAITVLELARNDLEGLDRQLAVKVAQAPNFFSNAPLVLALDKLPASEGAVDLPGLMRVCRQHGLRTLAIRASRIEDIAAAIAVDLPVLPPSGARERPLETPEAEARKKPEKPPEPTIKPTRIITSPVRGGQQIYAQGGDLVVTSSVSPGAELLADGNIHVYGPMRGRALAGVKGDTKARIFCQQLSAELLSIAGQYKVSEDLRRDPLWGAGVQVSLSGDVLNITRL; this is translated from the coding sequence ATGAGCCAAACCGAATCGCAAAACCTGGATCCCGTGTTCCAGTTGAAGGGCAGCATGCTGGCCATCACCGTGCTGGAACTGGCCCGAAACGACCTCGAGGGTCTCGATCGCCAACTGGCGGTAAAGGTCGCGCAAGCACCGAACTTCTTCAGCAACGCGCCACTGGTTCTGGCCCTGGACAAGTTGCCGGCCAGCGAAGGCGCCGTCGACCTGCCCGGCCTGATGCGCGTCTGCCGCCAGCACGGCCTGCGCACCCTGGCGATCCGCGCCAGCCGCATCGAAGACATCGCTGCCGCCATCGCCGTCGACCTGCCGGTCCTGCCACCTTCCGGCGCCCGGGAACGACCGCTCGAGACACCAGAAGCCGAAGCCCGGAAAAAGCCCGAAAAGCCGCCTGAACCCACGATCAAACCCACCCGCATCATCACCTCGCCAGTACGCGGCGGACAGCAGATCTATGCCCAGGGTGGCGATCTGGTCGTGACCTCCTCGGTCAGCCCGGGTGCGGAACTTCTCGCCGATGGCAACATCCATGTATACGGCCCGATGCGCGGCCGGGCACTGGCCGGGGTCAAGGGCGATACCAAGGCGCGGATTTTCTGCCAGCAACTGAGCGCGGAACTGCTGTCCATCGCCGGCCAGTACAAGGTTTCCGAGGACCTGCGGCGCGATCCCTTGTGGGGTGCCGGAGTCCAGGTCAGCCTGTCGGGTGACGTGTTGAACATCACACGTCTTTAA
- the minD gene encoding septum site-determining protein MinD yields the protein MAKILVVTSGKGGVGKTTTSAAIGTGLALRGHKTVIVDFDVGLRNLDLIMGCERRVVYDFVNVVNGEANLQQALIKDKRLENLYVLAASQTRDKDALTQEGVEKVLMELKETFDFVVCDSPAGIEKGAHLAMYFADEAIVVTNPEVSSVRDSDRMLGLLASKSRRAEKGEDPIQEHLLITRYHPERVEKGEMLGVEDVKEILAVRLLGVIPESQAVLKASNQGVPVILDDQSDAGQAYSDTVDRLLGKEKEHRFLNVEKKGFFERLFGGR from the coding sequence TTGGCCAAGATTCTCGTGGTTACATCCGGCAAGGGTGGTGTGGGTAAGACCACCACCAGCGCCGCTATCGGTACCGGTCTCGCTCTGCGCGGCCACAAAACAGTCATCGTCGACTTCGACGTCGGCCTGCGTAACCTCGACCTGATCATGGGGTGCGAGCGCCGCGTGGTGTATGACTTCGTCAATGTGGTCAACGGCGAAGCCAACCTGCAGCAAGCCCTGATCAAGGACAAGCGCCTGGAAAACCTCTACGTGCTGGCTGCCAGTCAGACCCGCGACAAAGACGCGCTGACCCAGGAAGGCGTGGAAAAAGTGCTGATGGAGCTCAAGGAGACCTTCGACTTCGTGGTCTGCGACTCCCCGGCCGGCATCGAGAAAGGTGCCCACCTGGCCATGTACTTCGCCGACGAAGCGATTGTCGTGACCAACCCCGAAGTGTCCTCGGTCCGCGACTCCGACCGCATGCTGGGCCTGCTGGCCAGCAAGTCGCGCCGCGCGGAAAAAGGCGAAGACCCGATCCAGGAACACCTGCTGATCACCCGCTACCACCCGGAGCGTGTCGAGAAGGGCGAAATGCTTGGCGTCGAAGACGTGAAGGAAATCCTCGCCGTTCGACTGCTGGGCGTCATCCCGGAATCCCAGGCAGTGCTCAAGGCCTCCAACCAGGGTGTACCCGTCATCCTCGACGACCAGAGCGATGCCGGCCAAGCCTACAGCGATACCGTCGATCGCCTGCTGGGCAAGGAAAAAGAACACCGGTTCCTGAATGTCGAGAAGAAGGGATTCTTCGAGCGTCTGTTTGGAGGTAGGTAA
- a CDS encoding RluA family pseudouridine synthase, translating to MPLSNIRIIHQDAAILVVDKPTLLLSVPGRADDNKDCLITRLQENGYPEARIVHRLDWETSGIILLARDPDTHRELSRQFHDRETEKAYTALCWGQPELDSGSIDLPLRYDPPTKPRHVVDHEFGKHALTFWRVLERCGDWCRVELTPITGRSHQLRVHMLSIGHPLLGDGLYAHPQALAAWPRLCLHASMLGFTHPQSGERLRFECPAPF from the coding sequence ATGCCGCTGTCGAATATCCGCATCATTCATCAGGACGCCGCCATTCTGGTGGTGGACAAACCCACCCTGCTGCTTTCCGTGCCTGGCCGGGCCGATGACAACAAGGATTGCCTGATCACCCGCCTGCAGGAAAACGGCTACCCCGAAGCGCGGATCGTGCATCGCCTGGACTGGGAAACCTCCGGCATCATCCTGCTGGCCCGCGACCCCGACACCCACCGCGAACTGTCCCGGCAATTTCACGACCGCGAGACCGAAAAGGCCTACACCGCGTTGTGCTGGGGCCAGCCGGAACTGGACAGCGGCAGCATCGACCTGCCCCTGCGCTACGACCCGCCGACCAAACCGCGGCATGTGGTGGATCACGAATTCGGCAAGCACGCGCTGACCTTCTGGCGAGTGCTGGAACGCTGCGGCGACTGGTGCCGGGTCGAGCTGACCCCGATCACCGGGCGCTCGCACCAGTTGCGCGTACACATGTTGTCCATCGGTCATCCATTGCTGGGCGACGGGCTGTACGCCCACCCGCAGGCCCTCGCCGCCTGGCCGCGCCTGTGCCTGCACGCCAGCATGCTCGGCTTCACTCATCCGCAGAGTGGCGAGCGCCTGCGTTTCGAGTGCCCGGCACCGTTCTGA
- the minE gene encoding cell division topological specificity factor MinE: protein MNLFDFFRANKKQSTASVAKERLQIIVAHERGQRTTPDYLPALQKELVEVIRKYVNIGSDDVHVALENQGSCSILELNITLPDR from the coding sequence ATGAACCTTTTTGACTTCTTTCGTGCCAACAAAAAGCAAAGTACCGCCTCGGTAGCGAAAGAGCGTCTACAGATCATCGTGGCGCATGAACGCGGCCAACGCACTACCCCCGATTACTTGCCTGCCTTGCAGAAGGAACTGGTGGAAGTAATCCGCAAGTACGTCAATATCGGGTCCGATGATGTGCATGTGGCTCTGGAAAACCAGGGCAGCTGCTCGATCCTGGAACTCAATATCACCCTGCCCGATCGCTGA
- a CDS encoding lipid A biosynthesis lauroyl acyltransferase, with protein sequence MDRPRFRAAFLYPRFWPLWLGLGLLWLVVQLPYPLLLWIGRALGALMYRVAGERRRIAKRNLELCFPEKSPAERKRLLKENFASTGIAFFEMAMSWWWSRRRLARLAHVEGLEHLKKAQLEGKGVILMALHFTTLEIGAALLGQQHTIDGMYREHKNPLFDFIQRRGRERHNLDSLAVEREDVRGMLKLLRSGRAIWYAPDQDYGAKQSVFVPLFGIQAATVTATSKFARLGKALVVPFTQQRLADGSGYRLVIHPPLEDFPGETDEADCLRINQWIEGVLREWPEQYLWAHRRFKSRPPGEPKLYKKRG encoded by the coding sequence ATGGATCGCCCGCGTTTTCGAGCTGCATTTCTTTATCCCCGTTTTTGGCCGTTGTGGCTGGGCCTGGGCCTGTTATGGCTGGTGGTCCAGTTGCCTTATCCGCTGTTGCTGTGGATCGGTCGTGCCCTGGGCGCCCTGATGTACCGCGTGGCCGGTGAACGCCGGCGGATTGCCAAGCGCAACCTGGAACTGTGTTTCCCCGAGAAGTCCCCGGCCGAGCGCAAGCGCCTGCTCAAGGAAAACTTCGCCTCCACCGGCATCGCCTTCTTCGAAATGGCCATGAGCTGGTGGTGGTCCAGGCGGCGCCTGGCGCGCCTGGCCCATGTCGAGGGCCTGGAGCATCTGAAAAAGGCGCAACTGGAAGGCAAGGGCGTGATCCTCATGGCCCTGCACTTCACCACCCTGGAAATCGGCGCGGCCCTGCTGGGCCAGCAGCACACCATCGATGGCATGTACCGCGAGCACAAGAACCCGCTGTTCGATTTCATCCAGCGCCGCGGTCGCGAGCGGCACAACCTGGACTCTCTGGCGGTGGAGCGTGAAGACGTGCGCGGCATGCTCAAGTTGCTGCGTTCCGGGCGCGCCATCTGGTATGCACCGGACCAGGATTACGGCGCCAAGCAGAGTGTGTTCGTACCACTGTTCGGCATCCAGGCGGCGACGGTCACGGCCACCAGCAAATTCGCCCGCCTGGGCAAGGCCCTGGTGGTGCCTTTCACCCAGCAACGGCTGGCCGACGGCAGTGGTTATCGCCTGGTGATCCACCCGCCGCTGGAGGATTTCCCGGGGGAGACCGACGAGGCCGATTGCCTGCGGATCAACCAGTGGATCGAAGGCGTGTTGCGCGAGTGGCCGGAGCAGTACCTGTGGGCGCACCGGCGCTTCAAGAGCCGTCCGCCAGGCGAGCCGAAGCTATATAAGAAGCGCGGTTGA
- a CDS encoding patatin-like phospholipase family protein, with translation MSPAEPVTGLILSGGGARAAYQVGVLAAIAELLPAGACNPFPVIVGTSAGAINAVSLASGALDFPAAIERLTAFWQGFRSHQVIRSDWPGVIRQASRFVGHSLLGLGAQVPVALLNSSPLRRLLHDKLQLSGIRQAIAQKHLKAVAVTAFGYESGQAVTFYQGGGTIDAWLRHRRIGLPTELTVEHLLASSAIPLLFAPVKIGQEFFGDGAVRQSAPISPALHLGASRVLVVGVSGNPRGVDPQAPLQRAYTGQQPTLAQIGGHMLNSTFIDSLESDIELLQRLNQFSHLLPAGTPVRALGVAPVEVLVIAPSQPIDEIAARHRQELPAALRLFLRGPGATRTSGAGVLSYLLFEAKYCSELIELGRSDALAKRDELRQFLGLTATATA, from the coding sequence ATGAGCCCAGCGGAACCGGTCACAGGATTGATTCTTTCCGGCGGCGGGGCGCGTGCGGCATATCAGGTGGGGGTGCTGGCGGCGATCGCCGAGCTGCTGCCGGCGGGGGCATGCAACCCGTTTCCGGTGATAGTCGGGACTTCGGCGGGAGCGATCAACGCGGTCAGCCTGGCCAGCGGTGCACTGGATTTTCCCGCGGCCATCGAGCGACTCACGGCGTTCTGGCAGGGCTTTCGCAGCCACCAGGTGATTCGCAGCGACTGGCCCGGGGTGATCCGCCAGGCCAGCCGGTTCGTCGGCCACAGCCTGCTCGGCCTGGGCGCGCAGGTGCCGGTGGCGCTGCTCAACAGTTCACCGTTGCGGCGGCTGTTGCACGATAAGCTGCAGCTGTCTGGCATCCGCCAGGCGATTGCGCAAAAGCATCTGAAGGCGGTGGCCGTCACGGCCTTCGGTTACGAGTCGGGCCAGGCGGTGACCTTCTACCAGGGCGGCGGCACCATCGATGCCTGGCTGCGTCATCGGCGCATCGGCCTGCCCACCGAACTCACGGTCGAACACTTGCTGGCCAGCTCGGCGATCCCCTTGTTGTTCGCTCCGGTGAAAATCGGCCAGGAATTCTTCGGCGACGGTGCCGTGCGGCAATCGGCCCCCATCAGCCCGGCCCTGCACCTGGGGGCCAGTCGGGTGCTGGTGGTCGGGGTCAGCGGCAACCCCCGCGGCGTCGATCCCCAGGCGCCTTTGCAACGTGCCTACACCGGGCAGCAGCCGACGCTGGCGCAGATCGGCGGGCACATGCTCAACAGCACCTTCATCGACAGCCTGGAAAGCGATATCGAACTGTTGCAGCGGCTGAACCAGTTCAGTCACCTGTTGCCGGCGGGCACGCCGGTCCGCGCCCTGGGTGTGGCCCCGGTGGAGGTGCTGGTGATCGCGCCCAGCCAGCCGATCGACGAAATCGCCGCGCGTCACCGGCAGGAACTGCCAGCGGCATTGCGCCTGTTTCTGCGCGGACCGGGCGCGACACGGACCAGCGGCGCCGGGGTATTGAGTTATCTGTTGTTCGAGGCGAAATACTGCAGCGAGCTGATCGAGCTGGGGCGTAGCGATGCGCTGGCCAAGCGCGACGAGTTGCGCCAGTTCCTGGGGCTGACGGCGACAGCGACTGCCTGA